The bacterium genome includes a region encoding these proteins:
- a CDS encoding enoyl-CoA hydratase/isomerase family protein — MGELVDVRREGATARVVMHRKGINAIAEDLMLELGAAFAELGEDPAVRVVVLASEYDRYFSVGADLTSLATFDRAAPDAVDQITNFMKRINQHYAAIERCPKPVIAAINGHAQGGGSELALCCDYRVMVEDGRSRIGQTESSLGIIPGAGGTQRLPRLIGKARAMPYLIESTRLSAREAEAVGWVDQAVSPGDFHAAVDELAARLARMATFAIAMIKDAVNRGYDLPLDEALDIEARNFARAALSTDAAIGIMSFLSKQEPEFTGA, encoded by the coding sequence GTGGGTGAGCTCGTCGACGTCAGGCGAGAGGGCGCGACGGCTCGCGTCGTCATGCACCGCAAGGGCATCAACGCCATTGCCGAGGACCTGATGCTGGAGCTGGGAGCCGCGTTCGCCGAGCTCGGCGAGGATCCCGCGGTCCGGGTCGTCGTGCTCGCCTCCGAGTACGACAGGTACTTCAGCGTGGGCGCGGACCTCACCTCGCTCGCCACGTTCGACAGGGCGGCGCCCGATGCGGTCGACCAGATCACGAACTTCATGAAGCGGATCAACCAGCACTACGCCGCGATCGAGCGCTGCCCCAAGCCCGTCATCGCCGCCATCAACGGCCACGCCCAGGGGGGCGGCAGCGAGCTCGCCCTGTGTTGTGACTACAGGGTCATGGTCGAAGACGGCCGCTCGCGGATCGGCCAGACCGAGTCCTCGCTCGGGATCATCCCCGGCGCGGGCGGGACTCAGCGACTGCCCCGCCTGATCGGCAAGGCGAGGGCGATGCCCTACCTCATCGAGTCGACGCGCCTGTCGGCCCGGGAGGCGGAGGCGGTGGGGTGGGTCGACCAAGCCGTCTCGCCCGGCGACTTCCATGCCGCCGTCGACGAGCTGGCCGCCAGGCTGGCCAGGATGGCGACGTTCGCGATCGCGATGATCAAGGACGCGGTGAATCGGGGCTACGACCTGCCGCTGGATGAGGCGCTCGACATCGAGGCGCGCAACTTTGCGCGCGCCGCCCTGAGCACCGACGCCGCCATCGGGATCATGTCGTTCCTCAGCAAGCAGGAGCCCGAGTTCACAGGCGCCTGA
- a CDS encoding DUF58 domain-containing protein, protein MGKVALAAALGLLLFFTYLTAIRPAYAFAYALCLLFLVTWAWPRLAIRGMSVSRRLDPGTPAVGEAYEEAIEVRRRGWVPAPWVEVRDLSQIPDYQPGRVVSVGGEGVRWRARGVYRRRGWMAFGPTSLRVREPFGLFDRELKLSERTSVLVYPRVRPIPDLLAPSAQQVGNSPSFGAWADYPPETGGVRDYTTGDSFGRIHWPLSTRHGRLMSKTFEQPLTTDLWILLDLDRNVHFGEGEDSTVEYAVSLAASMASQVHSRGRQVGLIANDARGTILEPHRAVRQDRLILDYLAVAQADGRTPLTQTLAWDRIRRLPRRAIAVVTPSADPAWVRLLKAVRGRRSTMIVFYLDAASFGGPDRNPSFDLGQDVDLYVVRRGDDFARLVRTRDAIRIA, encoded by the coding sequence ATGGGTAAGGTCGCCCTCGCCGCGGCGCTCGGCCTGCTCCTGTTCTTCACCTACCTCACGGCCATCCGGCCGGCCTACGCGTTTGCGTACGCGCTCTGCCTCCTGTTCCTGGTCACCTGGGCCTGGCCGCGCCTGGCGATCCGCGGCATGAGCGTCTCGCGGCGCCTCGACCCCGGCACTCCCGCCGTCGGCGAGGCTTACGAAGAGGCGATCGAGGTGCGCCGCCGCGGCTGGGTGCCGGCGCCGTGGGTTGAGGTCCGCGACCTCAGCCAGATCCCCGACTACCAGCCGGGCCGGGTGGTCTCGGTCGGCGGCGAGGGGGTCAGGTGGAGGGCGCGTGGCGTCTACCGGCGGCGCGGTTGGATGGCCTTCGGGCCGACCTCGCTGCGTGTGCGCGAGCCTTTCGGCCTGTTCGATCGCGAGCTGAAGCTGAGCGAGCGCACGTCCGTGCTGGTCTATCCGCGTGTCCGGCCGATCCCCGACCTGCTCGCGCCAAGCGCTCAGCAGGTCGGCAACTCGCCGAGCTTCGGCGCGTGGGCCGACTACCCGCCCGAGACCGGCGGGGTGCGCGACTACACCACCGGCGACAGCTTCGGCCGCATCCACTGGCCGTTGTCGACCAGGCACGGCCGGCTGATGTCCAAGACCTTCGAGCAGCCCCTGACGACGGACCTCTGGATCCTTCTGGACCTCGACCGGAACGTGCACTTCGGAGAGGGGGAGGATTCCACGGTCGAGTACGCCGTCAGCCTGGCGGCTTCCATGGCGTCACAGGTCCACAGCCGCGGGCGCCAGGTGGGCCTGATCGCCAACGATGCCCGAGGCACCATCCTCGAGCCGCACCGCGCGGTGCGGCAGGACCGGCTCATCCTCGACTACCTCGCGGTCGCGCAGGCCGACGGCCGGACGCCGCTGACACAGACGCTGGCCTGGGACCGCATTCGGAGGCTGCCGCGCCGCGCGATCGCGGTCGTCACCCCCAGCGCCGACCCGGCATGGGTGCGCTTGCTGAAGGCCGTGCGGGGGCGCCGCTCGACGATGATCGTTTTCTACCTCGACGCGGCGAGCTTCGGCGGCCCCGACCGGAACCCAAGCTTCGACCTCGGTCAGGACGTCGACCTGTACGTGGTTCGCCGCGGTGACGACTTCGCGCGGCTGGTGAGGACGAGGGATGCAATCCGCATCGCCTAG
- a CDS encoding alpha/beta fold hydrolase — MAPMADFVLLGAVLLLLYIALSYRVYRSAFVPNKPVFLDDFSFTPFEFQADYEEVELVTADGISFGAWHFRQPGSPQTVIVSGGHKGQRQGSLGIAAALWRKGFNVILYSYRGMPGSDRAPITFGIKEVLELQAVVAFARKRIANARIGLLGYSMGAVVSLLGAAGEPGVQALVLDSPFSDLRTLLIENVRRASKLPGRPLVWLAGLMLWLRTRCRLSECSPQEVLSSLEPRPLFFIHGGADEVTSVNHSRRLYDAYRGPREIWIVQGAPHTGGYFADRPLYVERVAGFFARHLGLDVSSHLRLVEEEEVS; from the coding sequence GTGGCTCCGATGGCCGACTTCGTTCTGTTGGGCGCCGTTCTCCTGCTGCTCTACATCGCGCTGTCCTACCGCGTGTACCGCAGCGCGTTCGTGCCCAACAAACCGGTTTTCCTCGACGACTTCTCGTTCACGCCATTCGAGTTCCAGGCCGACTACGAGGAGGTCGAACTGGTGACCGCGGACGGCATCAGCTTTGGCGCGTGGCACTTCCGCCAACCCGGATCTCCGCAGACGGTGATCGTTTCCGGCGGCCACAAGGGACAGCGCCAGGGCTCGCTCGGGATCGCGGCGGCGCTGTGGCGCAAGGGCTTCAACGTCATCCTCTATTCGTATCGCGGCATGCCGGGCAGCGACCGCGCGCCCATCACGTTCGGCATCAAGGAGGTGCTCGAGCTCCAGGCCGTCGTCGCCTTCGCGCGCAAACGGATCGCCAACGCCAGGATCGGCCTCCTCGGCTACTCGATGGGCGCGGTGGTGTCGCTGCTGGGCGCGGCGGGTGAGCCCGGCGTCCAGGCGCTCGTCCTTGACAGCCCATTCAGCGACCTGCGCACGCTTTTGATCGAGAACGTCCGCCGGGCCTCCAAGCTGCCCGGCAGGCCCTTGGTCTGGCTCGCGGGCCTGATGCTGTGGCTCCGCACGCGCTGCCGGCTGTCGGAATGCAGCCCCCAGGAGGTCCTCAGCTCGCTGGAACCGAGGCCGCTCTTCTTCATCCACGGCGGCGCGGACGAGGTCACCTCCGTCAACCACAGCCGCCGCCTCTATGACGCGTATCGCGGCCCGCGCGAGATCTGGATCGTGCAGGGCGCCCCGCACACCGGCGGCTACTTCGCCGACCGTCCCCTCTATGTGGAGCGGGTGGCGGGCTTCTTCGCCCGCCACCTCGGCCTCGACGTCAGCAGCCACCTGCGCCTGGTCGAAGAAGAGGAGGTCTCGTAG
- a CDS encoding acyl-CoA dehydrogenase translates to MTLDFSLTPEQEAIRDLAHEFAVNEIRPVAAHHDETEEFPYEVVKKAHKLGLTPAAFLPEEYGGQNLDFLTELILNEELHWGCAGIAVCIQSMALAMAGIRASGTEEQKQRWLPEFTNPDRLVLGGLGLTEPDSGSDALAMKTRATRVSDGYVLNGTKQFCTNGGIADYHVIYANTDPSKGPAGIASFLVPKGTPGLRMGRKEQKLGVRASHTAQVVLEDCHLPFDHRLGGEPDAANAGPGALGALMTLEATRPGVAAGALGIARAAYEFALDYAQDRKQFGKPLWQHEAIGFKLADMAMRIDAARLLIWRAGWMATQGKPFERAEGSMAKCFAADVAMDVTTDAIQVLGGYGYIKEYPVEKWFRDAKIYQIWEGTAEIQRLVISRAISGSRGTIKFRG, encoded by the coding sequence ATGACGCTGGATTTCTCGTTGACCCCCGAACAGGAGGCCATACGCGACCTCGCGCACGAATTCGCCGTCAACGAAATCCGCCCCGTCGCCGCCCATCACGACGAAACCGAGGAATTTCCGTACGAGGTCGTCAAAAAGGCGCACAAGCTGGGCCTGACGCCGGCGGCGTTTCTGCCGGAGGAGTATGGAGGCCAGAACCTGGACTTCCTCACCGAGCTGATCCTCAACGAGGAGCTGCACTGGGGCTGCGCCGGCATCGCCGTCTGCATCCAGTCGATGGCTCTCGCCATGGCGGGCATCAGAGCCAGCGGCACCGAAGAGCAGAAGCAGCGCTGGCTGCCCGAGTTCACCAACCCGGACCGGCTGGTCCTGGGCGGCCTCGGCCTGACCGAGCCCGACTCGGGCTCGGACGCGCTCGCCATGAAGACCCGGGCGACCCGGGTCAGCGACGGCTACGTCCTCAACGGCACCAAGCAGTTCTGCACCAACGGGGGCATCGCCGACTACCACGTCATCTACGCCAACACCGACCCATCGAAGGGACCGGCGGGCATCGCCTCGTTCCTCGTCCCCAAAGGGACTCCCGGCCTGCGCATGGGGCGCAAGGAACAGAAGCTGGGGGTGCGAGCGAGTCACACCGCTCAGGTCGTCCTCGAGGACTGTCACCTCCCATTCGATCACCGGCTTGGCGGCGAGCCGGATGCGGCCAACGCGGGCCCTGGTGCGCTGGGCGCGCTGATGACCCTGGAGGCGACGCGGCCGGGCGTGGCCGCCGGCGCCCTCGGAATCGCCCGGGCGGCTTACGAGTTCGCGCTCGATTACGCGCAGGACCGCAAGCAGTTCGGCAAGCCGCTGTGGCAGCACGAGGCGATCGGATTCAAGCTCGCCGACATGGCGATGCGGATCGACGCCGCCCGGTTGCTCATCTGGCGCGCGGGTTGGATGGCGACGCAGGGCAAGCCGTTCGAGCGCGCCGAAGGTTCGATGGCCAAGTGCTTTGCCGCGGATGTGGCGATGGACGTCACCACCGACGCCATCCAGGTCCTGGGCGGCTACGGGTACATCAAGGAATATCCGGTCGAGAAGTGGTTCAGAGACGCCAAGATCTATCAGATCTGGGAGGGCACCGCGGAGATCCAGCGTCTGGTCATCTCCCGAGCGATCTCGGGCTCGCGCGGCACCATCAAATTCAGGGGGTAG
- a CDS encoding 6-phosphofructokinase: MRIGVLTGGGDAPGLNAAIRAVARRGFQLGHQISGVQNGWAGCLEEGMIAELTPADVRGILPMGGTILGTSRTNPLKEQDGIARVVRALRHNGIDGLVPIGGDDTLSVAAALHEAGFPTVGVPKTIDNDLSVTEFCIGFDTAVGVVTEALDRLHTTASAHHRVMVVEVMGRDTGWVALIGGVAGGADLIIIPEFEQSLADVVAHLYRRRGEGKLFSIIVVAEGARIPELEIEAGGQAEKDAFGHVRLAKRGIGDVLAGRVERDTGFETRVTVLGHLQRGGSPSPTDRIWATRLGVVAVELVAAGRSGVIPIRRNGDVEVVTLAEVVKETRRVPKELYDLNRVFG, encoded by the coding sequence GTGCGGATTGGAGTCTTGACCGGCGGCGGCGACGCGCCCGGCCTGAACGCTGCGATCAGGGCTGTGGCCAGGCGTGGGTTCCAGCTGGGCCACCAGATCAGCGGGGTGCAAAACGGGTGGGCGGGCTGCCTGGAGGAGGGCATGATCGCCGAGCTCACCCCGGCCGATGTCCGGGGCATCCTGCCGATGGGAGGAACGATCCTCGGCACGTCGCGCACCAACCCGCTCAAGGAGCAGGACGGCATCGCCCGCGTGGTTCGAGCGCTGCGGCACAACGGCATCGACGGCCTGGTGCCCATCGGTGGCGACGACACGTTGAGCGTCGCGGCGGCCCTCCACGAAGCCGGCTTTCCCACCGTCGGCGTGCCGAAGACGATCGACAACGACCTGTCGGTGACCGAGTTCTGCATCGGCTTTGACACCGCGGTCGGAGTCGTGACCGAGGCCCTGGACCGCCTGCACACCACGGCGTCGGCGCATCACCGTGTCATGGTCGTCGAGGTGATGGGCCGCGACACCGGCTGGGTGGCGCTCATCGGCGGCGTGGCCGGCGGCGCGGACCTGATCATCATCCCCGAGTTCGAGCAGAGCCTTGCCGACGTGGTCGCCCACCTTTACCGGCGCCGCGGCGAGGGCAAGCTGTTCAGCATCATCGTCGTCGCGGAGGGCGCTCGCATTCCGGAGCTGGAGATCGAGGCCGGCGGCCAGGCCGAGAAGGACGCCTTCGGTCACGTGCGCCTCGCCAAGCGCGGCATCGGTGACGTCCTGGCCGGGAGGGTGGAGCGCGACACGGGGTTCGAGACTCGGGTCACGGTGCTGGGCCACCTGCAGCGCGGGGGCTCACCGTCGCCGACGGACAGGATCTGGGCGACCCGTCTCGGTGTCGTGGCGGTGGAGCTGGTCGCCGCCGGCAGGAGCGGCGTGATTCCGATCCGGCGCAACGGCGACGTCGAGGTGGTCACGCTGGCCGAGGTGGTCAAGGAGACCCGGCGCGTGCCGAAGGAGCTCTACGACCTGAACCGGGTCTTCGGCTAG
- a CDS encoding DUF4129 domain-containing protein yields the protein MQSASPSPRLLAPGRIWERTRESMGGGVQWSALMVLLLTYSIARSTATANWVSGIDVITAIALAAAIVLALLAVLPVPWPIGLAAGMILGLAVAAIASAPALHAAHPLDPSWVTGDGISLRPLTVWWTRVTDGSAASDASFYLFLICWLMWVTGGWLSWCVLRWRRPLLGLVPGAAAFATNLLNFPTDQNGYTLAVLTLTLALLLWTNYIGSIASATRARVKLSGDARWDFWESGLVAMAALIVLAIMLPPLSTVDRTVDIESTAFSRWAQLQQRLSHPGVFGFGSGGSGTTGFSTDVPLGGALQRTRDIVFTYTVVGDYAGARYFRGVDETQTANGEWRYPSTTNGLRQTIPKNQVPFYGEDYQLLAVAGVLVKMLRPPIGNADILFYPGQLYRIDRVSLAAQVALPPSLDRGLLTAIDRLSSLQPATSAGAYKVTVEYSTATEAELQAAGTDYPKWLQPAMALPEAGYRSPDVINRVHQLALRIVTAANAVTPYDQATAIETYLRNNYTYTLTPPPTPVGEDPLDYFLFESKQGYCEFFATAMGDMLRSLGIPTRLVNGFGPGQYDTAISSYVVRGEDAHTWVESYFPGYGWIGFEPTPDGVYFPLPRGAQGQNLCLRDLNCDLPGSATPGGVGLPPSTGRSGGNVDPGSLPGGGAGFVLRAPDAGTLTRIVGLALAVLLILFAAAARYLRPRTVMAVWARTLALTRLAGAERRPGETPLELSRRLQQRFPEAAEPVGSLTAGFVVAAYAPPDVAASARSSVMEAWGALRPLLLRRIFARIRPYRH from the coding sequence ATGCAATCCGCATCGCCTAGCCCGCGGCTGCTCGCCCCCGGCCGCATCTGGGAACGCACGCGCGAGTCGATGGGCGGGGGGGTCCAGTGGTCGGCGCTCATGGTCCTGCTGCTCACCTACAGCATTGCCCGCTCGACCGCCACCGCGAACTGGGTGAGCGGCATCGACGTCATCACCGCGATCGCGCTCGCCGCCGCCATCGTCCTGGCCCTGCTCGCGGTGCTCCCGGTGCCCTGGCCGATCGGCCTGGCGGCGGGCATGATCCTGGGCCTCGCGGTGGCCGCGATCGCGTCCGCGCCGGCGCTCCACGCGGCCCATCCTCTCGACCCATCGTGGGTCACCGGGGACGGGATCTCGCTGCGGCCGCTGACCGTCTGGTGGACGCGAGTCACGGACGGCTCGGCCGCTTCCGACGCCTCTTTCTACCTCTTCCTCATCTGCTGGCTGATGTGGGTCACGGGCGGGTGGCTGAGCTGGTGCGTGCTGCGCTGGCGCCGGCCGCTGCTCGGGCTGGTCCCGGGAGCGGCAGCGTTCGCGACCAACCTGCTCAACTTCCCGACCGATCAGAACGGCTACACGCTTGCCGTGTTGACGCTCACGCTGGCTCTATTGTTGTGGACGAACTACATCGGGTCGATCGCCAGCGCGACGCGGGCGCGAGTCAAGCTGAGCGGCGACGCCCGATGGGATTTCTGGGAGAGCGGCCTGGTCGCGATGGCGGCCCTGATCGTGCTGGCGATCATGCTGCCCCCGCTCTCCACCGTGGACCGCACGGTGGACATCGAGTCGACCGCATTTTCGAGGTGGGCCCAGCTCCAGCAGCGGCTCAGCCATCCCGGGGTGTTCGGGTTCGGGTCTGGCGGGAGCGGGACGACCGGCTTTTCGACCGACGTCCCGCTGGGCGGTGCCCTGCAGCGCACCCGCGACATCGTGTTCACCTACACCGTCGTCGGCGATTACGCGGGCGCGCGTTACTTCCGCGGCGTCGATGAGACGCAGACCGCCAACGGGGAGTGGAGGTATCCAAGCACCACCAACGGTCTTCGACAAACGATTCCAAAGAACCAGGTCCCGTTCTATGGCGAGGACTACCAGCTGCTGGCGGTGGCCGGCGTCCTGGTCAAGATGCTCCGTCCTCCGATCGGGAACGCGGACATCCTGTTCTACCCAGGGCAGCTGTATCGCATCGATCGAGTGAGCTTGGCCGCGCAGGTCGCGCTGCCGCCCAGCCTCGACCGCGGCCTTCTGACCGCCATCGATCGCCTCTCGAGCCTGCAGCCGGCGACTTCCGCTGGGGCCTACAAGGTCACGGTCGAATACTCCACCGCCACCGAAGCTGAGCTGCAGGCGGCGGGCACGGATTATCCGAAGTGGCTGCAGCCTGCCATGGCGCTACCGGAGGCCGGCTACCGCAGCCCGGACGTGATCAACCGGGTCCATCAGCTGGCCCTGCGGATCGTGACCGCCGCCAACGCGGTGACCCCATACGACCAGGCGACGGCGATCGAGACGTACCTTCGCAACAACTACACCTACACCCTCACGCCGCCGCCGACCCCCGTGGGCGAGGATCCTCTCGATTACTTCCTCTTCGAATCGAAGCAGGGCTACTGCGAGTTCTTCGCCACGGCGATGGGGGACATGCTGCGCTCGCTTGGGATTCCGACGCGCCTGGTCAACGGCTTCGGTCCGGGCCAGTACGACACCGCGATCAGCAGCTACGTGGTGCGCGGCGAGGACGCGCACACCTGGGTCGAGTCCTACTTCCCGGGTTATGGATGGATCGGCTTCGAGCCGACTCCTGACGGCGTCTACTTTCCCCTGCCCCGCGGTGCTCAGGGCCAGAACCTGTGCCTTCGCGACCTCAACTGCGACCTGCCCGGTTCCGCCACCCCCGGTGGGGTCGGCTTGCCGCCGTCGACCGGCCGGAGCGGTGGCAACGTCGACCCGGGCAGCTTGCCAGGCGGCGGCGCAGGCTTTGTCTTGCGGGCGCCCGACGCCGGCACGCTGACCCGCATCGTCGGGCTGGCGCTCGCGGTCCTGCTCATTCTTTTCGCCGCCGCCGCGCGATACCTGCGGCCGCGCACCGTGATGGCGGTCTGGGCGCGCACCCTGGCCCTGACCAGGCTGGCCGGCGCTGAACGCCGGCCGGGTGAGACTCCGCTGGAGCTCAGCCGGCGCTTGCAGCAAAGGTTTCCGGAAGCCGCGGAGCCCGTCGGTTCGCTCACGGCAGGCTTTGTCGTCGCGGCCTATGCCCCGCCGGACGTGGCCGCTTCCGCCCGGTCGTCGGTGATGGAGGCGTGGGGCGCGCTCCGGCCGTTGCTCTTACGCCGGATCTTCGCGCGCATCCGCCCCTACAGGCACTAA
- a CDS encoding cob(I)yrinic acid a,c-diamide adenosyltransferase has product MLELAGTGDDGSTGLLGGGRLGKDDPRIEAYGTVDEASSALGLAKSLTPHARVRAICEELQRGLYSVGAELATNPRSKTSFATTTAADVDRLEELMTELEKAVTMPDGFILPGSTPASGALDLARAVTRRAERRCLAFERTGGFENQQVRRWLNRLSLLLFVLGRYEEDLAGRSAKPAKPGRVRSG; this is encoded by the coding sequence ATGCTCGAGCTCGCGGGCACGGGCGACGACGGCTCGACCGGGCTGCTCGGCGGCGGGCGGCTGGGCAAGGACGATCCGCGGATCGAGGCGTATGGGACCGTGGACGAAGCCTCGAGCGCGCTGGGACTCGCCAAATCGCTCACGCCTCACGCACGGGTGCGCGCCATCTGTGAGGAGCTGCAGCGCGGCCTCTACTCGGTCGGCGCCGAGCTGGCGACCAACCCACGGTCCAAGACATCGTTCGCGACCACGACGGCGGCCGACGTCGATCGGCTCGAGGAGCTCATGACGGAGCTCGAGAAGGCGGTCACGATGCCTGACGGCTTCATCCTGCCCGGCTCGACGCCGGCCTCGGGAGCGCTCGACCTCGCCCGGGCCGTCACGCGCCGGGCCGAGCGCCGCTGCCTGGCCTTCGAGCGTACGGGTGGCTTCGAAAACCAGCAGGTGAGGCGGTGGCTGAACCGCCTCAGCCTGCTCCTTTTCGTCCTCGGCCGGTACGAGGAGGACCTCGCCGGCCGGAGCGCTAAACCCGCCAAGCCGGGGCGAGTGCGTTCCGGCTAA
- a CDS encoding MoxR family ATPase translates to MSNVGRAIVDKEEEIRLCLVTLLCEGHLLIEDVPGVGKTMLAKSLARSLDCTFRRIQFTPDLLPSDVTGVRAFNQKLSDFEFRPGPVFAQILLADEINRASPKTQAALLEAMEERQVTIDGETHPLPKPFMVMATQNPVEYSGTFPLPEAQLDRFLMKVRLGYLSEKEEARLLGQHKVESPMVELQPVVSPNELKAAQSAVREVFVKPELREYIARLVGRTRGNPEVALGASTRGTLNLFHASQALAAVQGRSYVLPDDIKALAEPVLAHRIILRPNAEMQGQSAGKLVAGLLEREHVPQMAYDG, encoded by the coding sequence ATGTCCAACGTCGGTCGCGCGATCGTCGACAAAGAAGAGGAGATTCGGCTCTGCCTGGTGACGCTCCTCTGCGAAGGGCACCTCCTGATCGAGGACGTTCCCGGCGTCGGCAAGACGATGCTCGCCAAGTCGCTGGCGCGCTCCCTCGACTGCACGTTCCGACGCATCCAGTTCACACCCGACCTCTTGCCCTCGGACGTCACCGGCGTCCGGGCCTTCAACCAGAAGCTCAGCGACTTCGAGTTCCGGCCCGGGCCGGTCTTCGCGCAGATCCTACTCGCCGACGAGATCAACCGGGCGAGTCCGAAGACCCAGGCGGCCCTGCTCGAGGCCATGGAGGAGCGCCAGGTCACGATCGACGGCGAGACGCACCCGCTGCCCAAGCCCTTCATGGTCATGGCGACGCAGAATCCGGTCGAATACTCGGGCACGTTTCCGCTGCCCGAGGCCCAGCTCGACCGCTTCCTGATGAAGGTCAGGCTCGGCTACCTCTCAGAGAAGGAAGAGGCTCGCCTGCTCGGCCAGCACAAGGTCGAGTCGCCCATGGTCGAGCTGCAGCCGGTGGTCTCACCCAACGAGCTCAAGGCGGCCCAGAGCGCCGTGCGCGAAGTGTTCGTCAAGCCCGAGCTGCGCGAGTACATCGCCCGTCTGGTCGGGCGCACCCGCGGCAACCCGGAGGTGGCCTTGGGGGCCAGCACGCGCGGCACGCTCAACCTGTTCCACGCGAGCCAGGCGCTAGCCGCGGTGCAGGGTCGCAGCTACGTCCTGCCTGACGACATCAAGGCGCTGGCGGAGCCGGTGCTCGCCCACCGGATCATCCTGCGGCCCAACGCGGAGATGCAGGGCCAGAGCGCCGGCAAGCTCGTCGCCGGGTTGTTGGAGCGGGAGCATGTGCCGCAGATGGCTTACGACGGATGA
- a CDS encoding dehydratase → MRHLRDRNRRRAGRPHLPLARSVRDPVVSELSVTFTREQIAAYAEASGDRNPIHLDGDFARSVGLPGIIAHGMLQMGIMGVVAAEAAGGPANLRRLLCRFAGMVEPGDRVSFSAGPSGPGRLDLRAVNQRGEPVLTKASAEFGR, encoded by the coding sequence ATTCGTCACCTTCGAGACCGAAACCGTCGACGCGCAGGGCGCCCGCATCTGCCGCTCGCGCGCTCTGTTCGTGATCCGGTCGTGAGTGAGCTCTCCGTCACCTTCACCAGAGAACAGATCGCCGCCTACGCGGAGGCTTCCGGCGACCGCAACCCCATCCATCTGGACGGGGACTTCGCGCGGTCGGTCGGACTTCCGGGCATCATCGCCCACGGCATGCTCCAGATGGGCATCATGGGAGTGGTCGCGGCCGAGGCGGCCGGCGGCCCGGCCAACCTTCGCCGGCTCCTCTGCCGGTTCGCCGGCATGGTCGAACCGGGCGACCGCGTGAGCTTCAGCGCCGGGCCATCCGGGCCGGGCAGGCTCGATCTGCGCGCGGTCAACCAGCGCGGCGAGCCGGTCCTCACCAAGGCCTCGGCGGAGTTCGGTCGATGA
- a CDS encoding SDR family oxidoreductase, translating to MFDLSGKVAVITGASRGLGRQDALTLAQAGADVVITDILVEDDPELQQTADAANSPLAQLALSQGWVHSNQTAEAIRKMGRKSLAIKMDVTNREQIREVMKKVKDEFGRIDILINNAATLDNVARIENMDYRLWDRDIAVNLSGAFNCTKEAWPYMVEQRWGRVIFMASVAGTMGVYGQASYSASKAGCIGLAKSCALEGGRHNITSNAIVPGIIKTEGFQFLDPKYQEREMARTIFKRPGEPVDISHAIAFLCTEEAGYITGTAIEVAGGIPLFVY from the coding sequence GTGTTCGATCTCTCAGGCAAGGTGGCCGTCATCACCGGCGCGTCGCGCGGCCTCGGCCGCCAGGATGCCCTCACGCTCGCGCAAGCCGGCGCGGACGTGGTCATCACCGACATCCTGGTCGAGGACGACCCGGAGCTCCAGCAGACCGCCGACGCGGCCAACAGCCCGCTGGCGCAGCTCGCTCTGTCGCAGGGCTGGGTCCACTCCAATCAGACGGCCGAGGCGATTCGCAAGATGGGCCGCAAGTCGCTCGCCATCAAGATGGATGTGACCAACCGCGAGCAGATTCGCGAGGTGATGAAAAAGGTCAAGGACGAGTTCGGCCGCATCGACATCCTGATCAACAACGCGGCCACCCTCGACAACGTGGCCCGGATCGAGAACATGGACTACCGGCTCTGGGACCGGGACATCGCGGTCAATCTCTCGGGCGCGTTCAACTGCACCAAGGAAGCGTGGCCGTACATGGTCGAGCAGAGGTGGGGCCGGGTCATCTTCATGGCGTCGGTGGCCGGCACCATGGGGGTCTACGGCCAGGCGAGCTACTCGGCGAGCAAGGCCGGGTGCATCGGGTTGGCGAAGAGCTGTGCACTGGAGGGGGGCCGCCACAACATCACGTCGAACGCGATCGTCCCCGGGATCATCAAGACCGAGGGCTTTCAGTTCCTCGACCCCAAGTACCAGGAGCGAGAGATGGCGCGGACGATCTTCAAGCGGCCGGGTGAGCCGGTGGACATCTCACACGCCATCGCCTTCCTCTGCACCGAGGAAGCCGGCTACATCACGGGCACCGCCATCGAGGTCGCGGGCGGCATCCCGCTGTTCGTCTACTAG